In Phocoena sinus isolate mPhoSin1 chromosome 10, mPhoSin1.pri, whole genome shotgun sequence, a single genomic region encodes these proteins:
- the NUP50 gene encoding nuclear pore complex protein Nup50 isoform X3 codes for MAKRIAEKELTDRNWDQEDEAEESDSGGAFKDFKGLVIPSGGGGFSGFGNGAEGKPLEGLSNGNSITSAPPFSSARTATETKATFGSVAVNGPTSLVEKKISNPKTNGDSQQPASSGLTSSAARPRNAYHKQLAALNCSVRDWIVKHVNTNPLCDLTPIFKDYEKYLANIEQQHGNSGSSNSEGETNKVSVETQPPSLFGSTELQQESTFLFHGNKTEDTSEKKVEAVSEKNKDPSLGATSASFNFGKKIDSSVLGSLNSGPLTGFSFSSGNSSLFGKDITQSKPVSSPFSTKTLESRAEGASSDCKGGDEEDSDEPPKVVVTEVKEEDAFYSKKCKLFYKKDNEFKEKGVGTLHLKPTANQKTQLLVRADTNLGNILLNVLIPPNMPCARTGKNNVLIVCVPNPPIDEKNATTPVTMLIRVKTSEDADELHRILQEKKDA; via the exons tCTGATAGTGGAGGGGCctttaaagattttaaaggtTTGGTCATACCTTCTGGAGGAGGAGGGTTTTCTGGATTTGGTAATGGCGCTGAAGGGAAGCCTTTGGAAGGACTGTCAAATGGAAACAGCATAACTAGTGCCCCTCCCTTCTCCAGTGCAAGGACAGCGACCGAGACCAAGGCCACCTTTG GGTCTGTTGCTGTAAATGGCCCTACCTCCTTGGTcgaaaaaaagatttcaaatccCAAAACTAATGGCGACAGCCAGCAGCCTGCCTCCTCTGGCCTTACCTCCAGTGCCGCCCGCCCCAGGAATGCCTATCATAAGCAGCTGGCGGCCTTAAACTGCTCTGTTCGGGACTGGATCGTGAAGCACGTGAACACGAACCCGCTCTGTGATCTGACACCTATCTTTAAAGACTATGAGAAATACTTAGCAAACATCGAACAGCAACATGGGAACAGTGGCAGCAGTAATTCTGAAGGTGAAACCAACAAAGTATCAGTTGAAACACAGCCTCCTTCCCTGTTTGGTTCAACAGAATTACAGCAAGAGTCAACATTTTTGTTTCATGGCAACAAAACTGAGGATACGTCTGAAAAGAAGGTGGAGGCTGTGTCTGAAAAGAACAAGGACCCGTCACTAGGAGCAACAAGTGCCTCATTTAATTTCGGCAAGAAAATTGATAGTTCTGTTTTGGGCTCCTTAAACTCTGGCCCCTTGActggattttcattttcttctggaaacTCCAGTTTGTTTGGCAAAGATATTACCCAGAGTAAACCAGTTTCTTCACCATTTTCCACTAAAACGCTGGAGAGCCGAGCAGAAGGTGCCAGCAGCGACTGCAAAG GTGGAGATGAAGAAGACAGTGATGAGCCCCCCAAAGTGGTAGTTACTGAAGTAAAAGAAGAAGATGCTTTTTACTCCAAAAA gtGTAAACTATTTTACAAGAAAGACAATGAATTTAAAGAGAAGGGTGTAGGCACTCTACATTTAAAACCTACGGCTAATCAGAAGACACAGCTTTTAGTGCGGGCAGACACCAATTTAG GCAACATACTGCTCAATGTTCTGATCCCGCCCAATATGCCGTGTGCTCGCACGGGGAAAAACAACGTGCTCATTGTGTGCGTTCCAAACCCACCCATCGATGAGAAGAACGCCACCACCCCAGTTACCATGTTAATTCGGGTAAAAACAAGCGAGGATGCAGATGAGCTGCACAGAATTTTACAGGAGAAAAAGGATGCCTGA